Proteins encoded by one window of Salvia splendens isolate huo1 chromosome 5, SspV2, whole genome shotgun sequence:
- the LOC121802933 gene encoding polygalacturonase inhibitor-like — SVRCNPQDKKVLLKIKQHFNNSYDFSSWNPDTDCCTWYIVKCDRLTNRITRFNLITADDVAGPIPDAIGDLPHLTSLTFHKLPNLIDSIPRGITKLTNLQSLTITCTNVSGPIPPFLSQLKNLTGLSLSFNNLTSSIPPSLAQLKLLAGLSLDRNRLTGSIPETFEDIPASLMYIDLSHNQLSGSIPKGWGKFNFTTLQWEKGCVLNT; from the exons TCAGTTCGATGCAACCCTCAAGACAAGAAAGTCCTCCTCAAAATCAAACAACACTTCAACAACTCCTATGACTTCTCCTCGTGGAACCCTGACACCGACTGCTGCACTTG GTACATAGTCAAGTGCGACCGCCTCACAAACCGCATCACCAGATTCAATCTCATCACCGCGGACGACGTCGCAGGCCCCATCCCGGACGCCATCGGCGACCTCCCCCACCTCACATCCCTAACCTTCCACAAACTCCCCAACCTCATCGACTCGATCCCACGTGGCATCACGAAGCTAACCAACCTCCAAAGCCTCACCATCACTTGTACCAACGTCTCCGGCCCCATCCCGCCCTTCCTCAGCCAGCTCAAGAACCTCACCGGCCTCTCCCTATCCTTCAACAACCTCACCAGCTCAATCCCACCCTCCCTGGCCCAGCTCAAGCTCCTGGCGGGCCTGAGCCTGGACAGGAACAGGCTCACTGGGAGCATCCCAGAAACATTCGAGGATATCCCAGCGAGCCTCATGTACATTGACCTGTCGCACAACCAGCTCTCGGGGAGCATCCCCAAGGGCTGGGGCAAGTTCAACTTCACGACACTCCAATGGGAAAAGGGTTGTGTGTTGAACACTTGA